The genomic segment ATTCTAACCCTATGTTTTTGGAGAAATATATAATTGGAGTTAGAGTTGGGATTTtttgataataaaaaaatacaggtcatgtgatcattaTTAGTTTGCCTCTGATTGCCAAGACTTCTCACAACAGAGAGAACAGAGGGTTATCACCACAGTTAACTGagctcatgtttcctgttgtacTATCTTAAGCTATGTAACTTCATTCTAATTATTAATTACAGAATGACTACTGTTTACCAAAACTTCATGTCCTGGACTGGGGACAAAAATATGTGTGTTAGTGTTcttgattcatttttttaaaaatatcttggTTTCTGCATAAAAATCAGATGTTGACCTCTGTTATTTTCCCAGTGTCCAGGTAAGAGTAGGAATATAGCTCAACCTGTAAATGGACAGTTATCAAATTCAGTTCAGCTCACCATTAGCAGTTTATATGGATTCATTTACAGCATCTTCCCTTATTTTTATACTTGTTGTTCTCTCATCTGTACTTTTGAAATTCCTGTCACACTTAACTCTTCCCAAAGCATACACCACACAGGATGGTCGATTTGGGCAGCAGCCCTTTTATTTgccccacacaaacacactgaggtTTTGCTTGTTCAGCCTGGGACACAGACACTCCCCTGGTGGCTCGCTGCTCCCTTCTGTGTCTCTGCTCCTCACTGTCAACATCAAACACAACCCGGCGCACTGCgtcacccctcctctgcagcaggcCAGAGACCACGCCCCTGCCATAATtcccttcatttttttctttgtttgaacaAAGTGCTTTTGAGAGATGTCAACATGGCAATAAACTGTGCCAAGCAGGAGCAGGTTGTTAGGGATCCTGTAGGCATCAGAGCCTGGTAAGAATGGATCATATGATCATCTGATGTGATGTGATGGCGCTGCTTCACCGGACTGATGATCCTTGTGTCTGGTTCCAGGTTGGATGGCGTGATAACTTTGAGGGTCATGATCTCACAAAGTATTTGGCCGGATGTGGTTTTTAATCAACACATAGAAACAGGAGGGTATCGTCAACATAATAAAATGCCCCTGTCTTCCTCTGAAGCATTTgggctgtttctgtgtttttgagcTAACTGGAGTGAAACACACTGAGATACTCAAACtaataaactgaattaaaatctTGATTTTCAGTTTGTGTGATTTATCGTTTCTAAAATATAACCCTCGATGTCATCATTAATTCATCATCAATTAAAAGATGTAatttttcatccatccatctttgaCATTTATCCAAGTTCAGGGTGACAGTGGGGCTGGGGTCTGTCCCAGCTCCCAAAGGgcagagtacaccctggacagttcTCCAATCTGTTGCAGTGCtaatacagagagacagacaaccattcacctCTGTGGGTAAGAGAGAagccacacagacacagagcgAGTATGCAAACTGCACAAAGAATAGCCACAGAGTGGATCTGAACCTAGAACTGTCACGGTCATGGGTCGGTGACctagtgttttgagttttgtacttttacttttgattttatcATGGTATatgactgtttgtgttttggtttctgtcctagTATTTCTAGCTCCCTAGTTCTGTAGTACTTCCTGAGttctagttcttaggttttgttatttgttatttgtgtCTCGTGTCAGTGCTTCTagtttgcttcccttgtctcatcctgcctaattactcccagctgtgctctccttttgtgtctcattGCCCTTGTTAtccctcagtgtatttaagccctgtgtttctctttgtcagtgttgTGTTCTCCCTCATGCTGCGTGTTCCCTTGTGTGTTGCTCTGTGATgtttagtttatattttcccAGTCTAGTCTAgtctagtttagttttgtattatTTCCTTGAGTCAGtaaataaagctgtattttgagtttattcccGTGTGttgtgagtcctgcattttagGTCCAatctcctgcctgccacacagcaatCCTTGACAAGAACCTTCTTGTTatgaggtgacagtgctaaccaccctGTGTGTGTAATTTTTGTTGTATTAAATTATCCAAATCTTTAGAGTCAGAGTTCAAAGAAAATAATCCTTCAACTgaatttttttcaaaaagttaATTTTCCTTTTCTCCAAACACTTTGGGTTATCACCAGTATGGAAGCCTGTTTccaccacttaaaaaaaaaaagtatccataactcgaaattttgagttagcgctgccaatcagtaatctgcGTGAATGACGacgtcatttccttgttaccccgaagctgaagccctcagctacaaatgctacagctaagctaccgTTATTACAGCCAGTCATGAACGCACAAATTGCTGAGTAATTACAACACGGCCTCACAAATGCtgaaatccttgtgttattagctgaatcacatggtGTTACTATCAGCAAATGTACTCTCGAAATCGCCAATTTGTTGCGATGCGGTTTTCAGTGAGCGTTCCTCTGCGCCATATCCTTCCTAACAAGAAAATGACGCCATTCacatagattactgattggGAGAGCTAACTCCAAATTtcgagttacttttctcaaaatttcgagttaataagttgaaatttcgagttatggatgCTTTTTTTCTAGTGGCTTAAACGGGCTTCCATACACCAGTGATGACgtaatgatttcttttttaattctttacattatttttcactgtttgaGCTATAACTGGGTAACTACATAAATGCTTGTTATGTTTTGAGAAATATCTGgaaatttgaataaaatttgACTTACATTTGGACTGAAATGTGGCATCTTCAAGTTGTATCCATTATTGTGTTcaattttaaaagcattttatattttagtctttttttagtGCGATATTATATTCATGGTATGATTCATATGGTCCTGTGATGTAAAATCAATAATAAAGCTTTGTATGCTTTGTTTCTGCCATTAATTAGAACtgcttcttaaaaacaaaaaaaatccttccTCAAACATCAGTTTGTCTCACTCTGATTGATCTgctttgtttgtctgtctggaATTTGTAACCATGAACCCACCATTGCTTGCTATTTGCTTTTACGTGACTCATGCTCAGGTCCTCTTATCTGAACGTAGACAGTTACAACTCAGAAAATTCAGCAACAGCTCTGGACAAATTCAGACCAGCAGAGACACCATGATGAAAAGTCTATTCTTTTTGCTCTTGGTGGCTGTAGCGAACGCTAAACGCTTCCAGCGCTGTGAATGGGCCCACAAGTTGAAGGATAGTGGAATGGACGGCTACCGCGGTGTCAGTCTGGCTGACTGTGAGTATGACCTGTCAGACTGCCTGGTCTCACACACAAGAGCTAAATGACTTCACATGTGAATCCCATGTTAGGCACTTTATGATCAGCTTGTTATGATACTTGTTACAGCTTGTTACTTTACGTTACGTTCAgtctgttgcaaaaacacatcatttgttcccatttctttggtCAAATTTACAAAAATGCCAGAAATGACCCAATTAGACAGGCATAAAATTGAACTTAGTTGTATCATCTAACATTTGCTGACGACCTATCAGAattggtctcagtggaagggttgctgccacacacacaacaatttttagaaagaaaagcagGGGAAAAGGCAAAGATATGCCAAATTATAACTGGcctgaaaagaagtgaaaacaggTCTTATGGATCAGTGTTAATGTAGGTGACCATTAATTTCCATCACAGTTTTCCTCAACAAACTTTtttcctaaaaaacaaaaaattaaacaataactaaatataaacaaatgaaGGAGGACAAAAACTGTGATGAAATGTACTGACACTTTGTCAACGAATGaaaatgagattaaaaaaaatcttggagATATTAAGCAGAACTAATTAAGTCGCATAGAAGTGCGGGACAAGCTTGGAAGTGATCCAATCAGAAGCAATTTCCTTGTGCAGCAAGGTTAGACCAGTGACAGTTTAAAAGTATATTCGTTGGGTTAGACGTGAACGATTTAGCTGCCCCTGGAAATGGAACAGGTTTGGAACGGGCATCGGTAAAACATGGTAGAGGCTTTGTCATGtttgatggtacttttctgcattcatgaTTCCATCCATGTTGACAAActctccaacaccactgtcCTCAGAGTTTAATCTGCCATTAAATACAATCTGGAAGAACTCTGATTGGTAAGGCTTCAGTTTTCAGCATGATAATAATCCCAAAAAAACTGCCAATGCACTGAAAGTGTACCTAGTTAGAAaaaaacacagtggaacactattaGTTTGCTCTTCAAATATGATAAAAATGTGATTCTGATGAGAAAAGTGGATAAATGAGAAAGTGTTGGTTTTAATACCTGACGTATAGATTTCAGGAGTCCATGTCTCCTGTTTTGTCTGCAGGGGTTTGCCTGACCAAATGGGAGTCAGGCTACGACACCATGAAGACGCACCACAACAACGATGGATCCACTGATTTTGGCATCTTTCAGATTAATAATCGCTGGTGGTGCAATGACAAAATCATGTCTTTCAGAAATGGATGCCAAATCAATTGCAAGGGTCAGTGATGAGCCAGGTCTTGTTGTGATCTGAATGATACCAAGGTTTAAGATTGGTTCATGCCATGAAAAGGGGTTGTTAGAACTTCATCCAAACAAAGAACCTAAAGATCTGCACAAAAAGCATTATTACTAAGAAAATCACATCTTCTATCAGTTATTATGCAAAAGTTATACTGGTCCAGCCCACTAGAGTTaaaattaaagtttttctttgtactTCACTGTTTTCCAAGATTATACAATAAAACGTGTGTCGAGGTGGATGGATTAATACCTTTTCTGCTGTGTTGTACTTGTTTTACCTTAATCACCACATCTTAATTGCCATcatgtatttactttttttaatcacagacCTTTTAAGTGATGATGTCACCGTGGCAATCAACTGCGCCAAACGTGTTGTTACAGACCCCCAAGGCATCGCAGCCTGGTAAGAATGGATGATGTGATTCTAAAAACTGATGGTCCTACTTTTACTGGATAGACAGTCACTTGTGAAAGGATTAACTGTGTGTCTGATTTCAGGTATGGATGGCGTAATCACTGTCAAGGTCGTGATCTCACACCCTATTTGGATGGATGCGGTCTTTAATCAACACATAGAAACAGgagggtgtcatcagcataataAAATGTCCCCATTGTCTTCTAAAACATTCAAACTGTTTCCATATTTGATCTTAAAGAAGTAAAATATACTTAGTTACTAAAACCAATAAATTCAGTTTAAATCTtgtctttctgtttgtgtggcTTACCATTGGCTTAAGATTAGAACTacgttttggggttttttttggtttgttgcaTTACATTGTTCTCCTAACTCTTTACAATTAGGTTGTCTTATTCTAGGCTAGTAACATTAGCTTTATGAAAACTTAAGTACAGTAGCTTCAGTAGCTTGAATCATTAATCATTTTCTATGTGAGTCTCAGTCTCTCGCATTGTTGTGGAGAAATTTTGGCCCCCTCTTCTTcacaacattgcttcagtttaTTGAGGTTTGTGGGTATTCGTTTATGCACTTAAGGTCCCGCCTTTGAATCAGGTTGCTGTCTGGACTTTATCCTGGGCAGTGTAACATgtcaattcttttctttttcagtcattctgttatAGACTGGgtcagaggagttcatggttatTTCAATGGCTGTAAGTTGCCCATGtactgtggctgcaaaacaaccCCAAATCGTTACGCCTGTATCACCGTAATTCACGCTTTGTATTAAGTGTTTGCGCcgatgtgctgtgtttggttttcatcaAATGTGGTATTATGCaatatggccaaacatctccacatctcatctgtccaaagagcATTGTTCCAAAAGTCTCATAGATGGTTCACACGCAGCTTGGCAAGCCTAAGtagtgctgccatgttctttttagagagaatgGGCTTTTTACACTGTCTGACCTTGGGATGAATTTAGTGGGATGTCTACTACTGGGGATGCTACAGACCAGCAATGTGCCAAAACCTTTGCTTTGACAGAGGTGCTCACAAGAGTCTTGTTCAAGGCCACAAAGCATGTTGGGAAATTCTGTGAAATTTGTGTCCAGAAACACAAATCGTTAAATTAACTGTTGAGACTATTTCACACACTGTTGGGTGAGAAGCAGGTTGCACCCTGGATGGGTCGGCGGACTGTAGCAGAGCATGTGCTTAAGCAGCACCTATCAGCTAAAATctttaataaacaacaacagtttttaaagtaaatttaaagatgtttcccatatggaaaagatatatataaatcttgtaaagtttgtatctgtcttgtgtgaaacttgtatgaaaagcatacaagagtgaaaacagatataacaTCCCTAGAAAAatcatataaatgaaacttgtatgttctggatacttactaaaacaatatatgaaagtggccactttcatgagtaaatcatataagccttatatgattcactatatgaagtaggccacatctgatgcaagtcttttataagttttttctatttcttttccatatgggaaacaATTAGTGGATTTGATTATTTGGACCTTGCTGCTGCTCACTCTCAAAATTCCAGTAAGAGTGTATTACCGGACAGGACTGTATTCTTAAAGAACCTTATGACTGACATGTTGCTACCATACAAGTGTCCTTGGATTTTCAGTCAGATTCACCCCcatctggtttaaaaaaaaactaagatagtgaccaaaaaaaaagctcaatATGATGGTTCAAAATCAGATTTCACAAATGGAATACTTTCTTCTTTTCCATCTACAGTCTGCAGATGCAGTCTTGCCATTTCAACCAATCTGCTTTTCAAAAGTTTTTTAAAGTTGCAGTAAAAGTCATTGAAAAGATAAATCCCTAACAAGAAAATAGCAGTTTCACAGTGCTGAAGAATAAACCCAGAGTATTTTAAACATGTGACAGCCAGTTAGCATGTATTGAAAACACATTGGCTTCACTCATTTCAGAAATGCTTGGCTAGCAAATACACATGACACTGAATTTATCATGTTGTTTATGTCAAAGCTCTGTAGCTGAAGGAGATTTAGGCACCTTGAGAAGACTAGTGTTGTGATTGGGCACTAtgcaaacaaaactgaattgaactgaattggaatggatggataattaaaaaacataataGGCCAAAAGACTTTTgaaatttttttaatgcactctgctgctgctcatttGCTTTCCCATCAAGTACACTTAGgctgtgtgtgttgtgatgGAAACAATAGATgtgacatccagaaataaccagAACAAATGACAACtgcacaaacacgcacacacaagctTGTGTTTGTATTGATATAATGGATTctctaacccctaaccctataTCCTTAAAGCCGCTCTCATGAATATTcatacattaaaaacacaaacaattaATTTGTGTACGTGAAAGGGGTCGCTCGTGGTGACAAATACCCTGATAATTATGCTCTGCAGCTCTCCTCAGCGCTGGAgcctttttcttctgctttatctttttgttgctttaattccaGAGGAAACAGCTGGTTAAAGACTGAAAATGCTGATGAACCCACTGCACGCTCATAGATTCAGTTTTATGTTCAGATTCATGAAATATGCAACATGAAAGCTGTATCTTCTCTCCTGTTTATCTTACACTTCTTACTGTTAACATGCAAGAGGAGGAGggtgacattttaaaaacaggacaCAATCGAGTACTTTTATCCACAAACTTTATCGCGGGAGCAGCAGCCTAACCAGGGAAGCCCAGACCTCTCTCTCCCCGGCCActtcctccagcttgtctgggaGAACaacaaggcgttcccaggccggccgagagatataatctctcctacatgtcctgggtctgctccGGGGTCTCCTCCCATcgggacatgcctggaacacctcacccagagGCATCGttatcagatgcccgaaccacctcaactggctcctttcggtgtggaggagcagcagctcttttCTGGCCCTTTgaaggaagcccatttccgccacTTGTATCcacgatctcgttctttcggtcactacccacagctcatgaccacaggtgagggtagggacatagACTGACCAataaattgagagctttgcttatacactcagctctctcttcaacGCGATGGGCCGGTatagcgtccgcatcactgcagccgcagcatcaatctgtcgatctcccgctcccttctcccatcactcataaacaagaccccgagatagtCGAACttctccacttggggcaggaattcgtccctgacctggagtgtgcactccacccttttccggctgaggaccatggcatCAGATTTGGAAGTGCTAATTCTCATTCCTatcgcttcacactcggctgtaAACTGCTCTagtgcaagctggaggccatcacctgatgaagccaacagaaccacaacTTCCACAAAAAGatgagatgagattctgagacaaGCAAAGTGACAGCCTTCTGCCACCtggctacgcctagaaattctgtccataaaaattaccAACAGAATCGATGACAAAGGTAACTCCAaactccgaactcctcccacaccagggtttttgcttcagccactgacCGAGCCGCGTTCCGCTTGGTCTGTCAgtacctatcagctgcctccgaagtcccacaggctaaccaagcccgatagggctccttcttcagcctggtagCTCCCTTCAACtttggtgtccaccatttggttcgggggttaTCACcatgacaggcaccaaccaccttgcggctgCAGCTCAGTGCAACGGCTTTggcaatggaggtgctgaacatggtccattcagactcaatgtccccagtctccctcggaatggtGTTAAAGCTCTGCCGAAGGTCTGCATTGAAGATCTCGTGAACCAGGGCCTCTGCCAGGCGTTCCCAGTGCACACTCACTTTCCAAGTCTGTCCAGCATCTTCCCCCACTACCTGATCCTGACAGCTCAGTCGCTCTCTTTACTCAAGTGTCCAGAAGATATGACTGCAGGTCTGGCGATACGATTAGAAAATTGATCACTGACCTGCGGCCTAGAATGTCCtagtgccacgtgcacttatggactcTCTTATGTTCAAACATGGTATTTGTTAtggacaaactgtggtttgcacagaagtccaacaacaaaacactgtGGACTTCAGATCctggaggccgttcctcccaatcacgcccctccaggtctcactgtcgTTGCCCACATAAGCAtagaagtctcccagtaggacaacagagtccccaGGTGGAGCACTCTCAAGCACCCCACCCAGagactccaagaaggctgggtactctgagcCACCACTCGATGCATAAGCGCagacgacagtcaggacccgttccccaACCCAAATGCGCAGGGAACAAAACTCTCGTCCACCGGGAAAAACCCCAacaggcagcaagccgagggaaTACTAGGATACCCGCCCCCGCCACCTCTCACCAAGGGCAACTCTACTATATCTACTATATCTAGTAGATACCTCTCCGCCTTAatgcactaactcaggctccttccccaccagagaggtgacgttccatgtcccaattgctAGTCTTAGTAGCCGCTGCCCGGCATACATTGCATCCAACCCCAAACATGCCGACACAGGCCCACAATAGGTAGCTGCGTGTGAACTGTGGGGCTCTGTAGATGGGGCAAACCCACGTTTATCCAACAAGTGCCCCAGTTGAGTGTGTCCACACAGGGACTGTAGCAGTTTTGCCCTTTGGGGCACTTTAGGGCCACTCATTCACACCCCATGGATTAGCCCATACAGGCCCCACAGTAAGCTTAGTCCTGTGGGCCCACATTATGGTTAAGTGATATGGGATATGTGGGGGTTTGCCCTgcccacacagccccacagttTACCCACACTGATCTATTGTTTGCCCGCATGggcatttctttatttgtttgtttctt from the Pelmatolapia mariae isolate MD_Pm_ZW linkage group LG20, Pm_UMD_F_2, whole genome shotgun sequence genome contains:
- the LOC134618647 gene encoding lysozyme C-like encodes the protein MMKSLFFLLLVAVANAKRFQRCEWAHKLKDSGMDGYRGVSLADWVCLTKWESGYDTMKTHHNNDGSTDFGIFQINNRWWCNDKIMSFRNGCQINCKDLLSDDVTVAINCAKRVVTDPQGIAAWYGWRNHCQGRDLTPYLDGCGL